A window of Candidatus Poribacteria bacterium genomic DNA:
AACCCACAAGAATACCTATAACTATTGAATCAAACAATGTTTTGAGAAATATCAGTTATATTAATTATACACCAAACTACCACTAAAAATGCGAATGAATCTTTCCATGTTTTTGCATTTCAGTTGATATTCAGGCAAATTTTTGTTATAATTGAACTTCAAGACTTAGGAGGTGAATCAAAATGAATTTGACGCTTGAATTAACAACTGAGCAGATCATCGATCTGGTTCAACAGATGCCGCCGGAAGAAAAATTCTTGGTTGTTCGTGCACTTACGAAGGAAACACCAGCAGAACGCAAGGAACGGATGAAATATGCCGAATCAAAGGTTAGACAATTATGTGCCCAACGCGGATTGGATTGGGACGCGATGACCGAAGACGAGCGTTTATATTTTATTGACGACCTCGTCCACGAGGATCGTGAATGCAACCGGTAGTCGTTTACGATACAAATGTTCTGATATCGGGTATGATTTGGGGTGGTGTACCTTATCGCTCCATTGAACTGGCACAAGAAAATAAGGTCAAAGGGTTAATTTGCGATGAGATTCTTGATGAATTTGAAGACAAGTTAATGATCAAGTTGGATATCCCTTCGGCCCGGACCTCGGTAGTGAAGACCAGGCTTCTCGGTTTCCTCCAAACGGTAGAAATTCCCAATCGCCTCAAAGGCATCACAGCCGATCCAGACGACGACATGATAATAGAATGTGCCGTTGTCGGAGGAGCCACCCATATTGTTACTGGCGATCAGAAGCATCTGTTACCACTTGGAAATTACCAGGGTATCCGTATTGTAAAGCCAGCGGACTTTCTGTCAGAGTTCCAATAAAAGTAAAAAAGGCATCAAACAATGAAGTGCGATATATGTGAAAAAGAGGGTGCGCGTCAGCGTTATGTTTCCCGAAGTTATGGCAAAGGTGATTCACTTCTTGTCATTGAAGATGTCCCTACTATCCACTGTCCGAATTGCGGTGAGGGATACTTGACTGCACAGACCTTGAAAGGAATCGAACGTATTAAAAGGGATCAGCAGACTGTTGCGCCAAAACGTCTCGTATCAGTTGCTGTTTTTGAGTAACTCGGAAAAAGGACACCATGCAAACGTCTCACAAATATTTGGATCCAGTCGCGCTCTCACGGATTGGCGGAATGGAACTTGTCGCACGCCTCGTCGTTGAGGGGTTCGTTACTGGATTACATAAAAGTCCATATCAAGGGTTCAGCGTGGAATTCGCTGAGCATCGGCAGTACATGCCCGGCGATGAAATCCGCTATATCGACTGGAAAGTCTACGGAAAATCTGACCGGTACTACATCAAAAAGTTTGAAGAGGAGACGAACCTGCGTGCCTATATTTTGCTCGATACAAGCGCGTCGATGAACTATAAGCACGCAGAGGAGGGACTGACGAAATTTGAATACGGTTGTTATCTCGCAGCAACACTCACCTATCTCATGCTGAAACAGCGGGATTCGGTCGGATTGGCACTTTTTGATACGGATATTACGCAATACATTCCACCGAGGGGTGCCGCCACACATCTGCGTGCGATTATGTCAGCGTTAGAGAATGCGACCCCCGGTCAGGAGACCGAGTTGAGTGGTCTCTTCCACGAACTCGCTAAACGGATTGTGAGACGGGGGTTGGTCATCGTCATCTCCGATCTGCTTGACGAACCTTCTCAGGTCATCTCGGCACTGAAACATCTTCGCCATCAGAAACACGAGGTGATCGTTTTTCATCTGCTCGATCCCGCCGAACTCACCTTTCCTTACACCGGTTCCGTCGTTTTTCGAGATATGGAAACTGGACAGACGCTTTCAACGCAAGCCGACACACTGAAAACAGATTACCTTGAAAAACTGAACCAATTTATCCAAAGTTACCGTCGAGGGTGCGGCGCAAGCCAGATCGATTACGTTCAAATGGATACCGCCACACCGTTTGACTACGCGCTGTCTGAATACCTATCCCGCCGAAAATAGACATCACTCCCAAACATTTACGCATCAGGACCACGCTACATTTGCGATAATATCTCTACTCAGAGCCAGAGATGCGTTTGATGACAACAAGCGTTAAATCATCATACTGTTCTGCTTCTTCAACAAATCTATTGACATCTTCAACGATGTGTTGGATCACTTCCTCAGCGGTGTATTCATCTGGGATTCGGGAAGTCACTGCTTTTAAACGTTCAGCACCGTACATCTCTTCGTCAGCGTTGAGGGCTTCAATCAGACCATCGGAATGGAAGATAAGCACATCGCCTTCAGCTAAATCGAAAGTGATAGATTCATACCGAACACTTTTCATACTGCCGAGAGGCAGATCACTATCTTCAATCTCAATGATTTCAGTCCCTTTCTTGAGAATAGGATAGGGCTGTCCACCGTTGGCGTAGTCAATACGTTTCTCGGATTCATTAAGAATCGCCAAGTTGAGCGCGATAAAACTGGGTCGGTACATTCGAGGTGCTAACCCCGCATTGAGCGCAGTGAGGATAACATCCGCACCGGACTCGAATCTGGCAACTTCATGGAGCATCCCGTTCGTAAGCACAGCATTCATTGCGCCGCGTAACCCCTTGCCAGCAGCATCTGCTACTGCAATAGCGGTTTGTCCGTTTGCGAGGGTCAGATAATCATAAAAATCGCCGCCGACTTGTGTAGCAGGGGCCGACATCCCGGCAATATCAAATCCTTTTGTATCTGGTGACTCCGTAGGTAGTAGTCCCATTTGAATGTTTTGTGCCTCGTCCAACTCCGCACGGATCCGTTTTATTTCTGCTTCCTCCTTCTGCTGCATTTCGTTGCGAAGCTGCGCGGTGTGCCTTCGGGTGATGACCAAACGACCGATGAGAGCAACGACAATACCCATGAACATGACTGTAGGGAGATATGTTCGCCATCGGGTCCAGAAGGGTGGAGAAATACTAAAGTCAACCACAGCCGGTGGCTGCGTGTAGGGCCAGTCCTCACGGAAAGCCTTGACGATGAAACTGTAGGTCCCCGCTTTGAGGTCTGTATATCGGACGCATAGAACGCCATTTTGGTTTTGAAATTCCTGTTGAACACCATCATCGTGCGTGGCTTGTTGCGTTGCTAATTCAGATGCAGGAAACCATTTGCCAGATGTACCGCCGAAACCGGTGGGCAAACGTGCGAACTCCACCGCTGAAATCTTTGTCCATCCAGGACTATCCAAGCCAATTATTTTAAACTGATAGGAGAGCCGTTCTCGAAGTGGACTGAGCCCCCGCACATAAAAGATGATATGCTTGTTTCCATACGCCGGTAGGGTAATATTCGATGAGAGTTCAGTATAGGTCTTATCCGCCTTTAGCGCAGTAAGTCGATAAAAAGGGAGTCCACCGCGTGCTGGAGTATATTGTGTAACGCCGCCTTCTGTTGCGAACCAAATATCCTTGTTAGAAGACTCATAAATTTTCGAGATGTTATTATGCGCAAGACCGTCTTTTGTGGTGAGGAAATCGAAGGTTTCACCATCGTATCGGACGGTGCCGCCGCCCTTTGTTGCGAACCATATACTCCGGCTACTATCCTCAATCACATCGCGCACGTCATCAACGAGAAATCCCTCTTTTCTGGAATTCCGAGAGGTATTTTTAGAGGCATACGATGTGAGTTTCGTCCCATCATATCGAACCGCGCCACGAGATGTCGCGAGCCAGAGAACACCTTCTCGAGAAATTAAGGACGCGTTTACCGAGGCAAGTTCAATGTCCTTAGTTATGATTAACTCCTTGTCAAGATATGTCTTGAGGGCATCCGGAAAAAGGAAAGAGACTTTCCCATACATCTCTTTTGGATGCTGCCACACTGCGAGTGGAGCAGCACGAGAATTCTCTCTAAGCACAATTGGTTTACTGGGGTCAGCGTCATTCCAGCGTATCAACTTCCCTGTCACAGCGTTGAAAAACCATTTGGTACCTGATGGGATTTCTAACGTCTTTGTAACTTTAATCAGATAAGGGAGGGTCTCCGGTTCAATATTTATAGACATTGAGGGTTCAATTTCTTTTGGATAGGACTGCACCCTTCCGTTCTCAAAAAGCACCCATAATTTGTTGGTATCTGTGTGTAAGGCATTTATAGGGGATGCAGCATGATCAATCTCCAAGGTTGTTTGAAAAGGAATTCGCTGAAAGCGATTCGTAAGCCAGAACAATCCCGTGGTATGCGCTTTAAAGATATGCCCACCAAAGGCTATCCATGGATGTTCCTCTTCGGTAATAAAGAGATTAGGATTCCTAACATATCGTCGCCCGAGGTGCCTCGCTTCTGGTTTGACAAAGACAGAAACCTCATCAAAGTGTCCGTTTCCATAGCGGAAGAACGTGTACCGTATAGCGTTTCCACTATGTATCGGTTTGTTGATAAACCAGACGTATTCGCCAATCTCAAATATTTTTACAATATCCGTCCAAAATGCGAAACGCGATTTCCCTCTAATTCTACCGCCGATTCCAGTGCCATGATTCTGGATTGCTGGTTTCGGGTTAAAGACCGTCACGCCGTTATCATGTCCAAACCACAAATCGCCATTAATCGCCTCAAAAATCGTCCGAACTCGGTCAATACCGAGTCCACCATCAGCACTATAAGGACTTAACGCAAGCGCAGCATCATATTGATGTACCTCGCCATTCTCGTCAGTAAACCATAGGTTTTCCCACGCGTCCTCAATTTTGAGCACGCCTGACACGTTTTCCGGAGTCTGCAGGCGCGAACCATCCCACCACCTTGCGATGCGACCGTCGCTAAACCAAAGTCGTCCTTTGGTGTCCTTCTGAATTGAGACTTGTGTGGTAGATGTGTCCGCCCCAGTCCCGCTTTGTTCTGAACCTAAAGGGAGAATCTGCTCAAAGGTTTGTCCATCAAACTTTAGGAGGAAATTGTAGCCACCGAACCACAGATTCCCAGCGGTATCCTTTGTTATCGCCTCAATGGTACCAACGCCGTTAAGGTCCGATGTATCGTAACGCGTGACACCAATACCCGGTTGGATACGCGACGTTTGGGTTTCCGTTTTATTGTTTGCCGGACGGGTCTCACGAAAACTTAGAATTACAGTCTTTTTTTTCCTGGGACCTTCACTACCACCAAGCCAGAGGGTTCCGTCTTCGCCTTCAAAGATAACGTTTATTGTCAATGTTTCCGTTGACTGGAGTGAATCTTCACTTTTAAGCTCGTTCCGATGTGCCTCTGGCAGTCTTTGGACCCCTGCGGTGACGTACTGCGTTAGCCACTGACTTTCACTAACCCACACATCGCCTGCCCTGTCAACAATTAGGCAGCTTCCAGTTCCGATCCGTTGGATCGAAGTGCCATCAAAACGGCTGACGTGCCCCGTTTCTTCCGAATCCTTTCGCGTAAGAAACCAGATGTGTCCCCACTTATCTTCAACGATTTGGCGCGTCCGTCCGAGGAGTGCACCCGGTTGAACAACAGATGTTGACATCTCCTCCGAAGTAACCGGCGAAGCCGTGTAAGGCACAAAAGTCCTACCATCAAAACGACTGACACCGCCCCTATCAGAACCGAACCAAAGCGCACCCCGGCTGTCCTGAAAAATAACTGGGACTATGGGACCTACAAGACCGTCAGCAACCGTATAGGTTTCTATCTGTTCAAAAGCGATGGAAGATTCAATAAAAGCAATGGAAAGGCATAGAATTAAGATAAATACGAATTTTATCAAGCTATTCACGACAACCCACCTTTAATAGTTCAAAGCAGCAAAGACACTTAGAATGTCTTTGTGAAAAAAGACTGAATTCGAGAAATAGCCTTTGAATTAGTGCGTGAGGATATAAAAAAAAATCCGAAAATAACCTTCACGTTACTGCAAAAATAACAGATTTGAGAAACAGAGTCAAGAGAAATCAAAGGTATTGACGCATTAAACGAACTTATGATACAATGCGAAACATCAAAAGTGTAGATAGGCGGACACGAGGACGATCATACGTGAGAAAGGAGAGAACGATGAAGACCTATCGGATCGGAATTTTGGGATGTAGAGGTCGTGGGACGGCAGCAGCGCGGGCATATCATGCCCACCCACGCACAGAGATTGTCGGACTCTGTGACCTGATTCAAGAACGCCTCGACACGCTGGGCGACGAAGTCAACGTCACCGCACGGTTCACTGACTTAGACGAGATGATCCAGCAGACCGAACCCGACATCGTCGCGATTCCCACTGGCACGGAATTCCATTACGACCTATGCATGCGCGTGCTGGAACACGGTGTCAATATTGAAGTGGAAAAACCGATGTGTGTGGATCTGGTGCAGGCGGACACCGTTATCGCTAAAGCCGAAGAGAAAGGTGTGCGGGTGGCAGTGCATCACCAAGGTAGAGTCGGTGCATCCATGCAAACGATTGCGCGTGCCTTCAATGCCGGAAAAATCGGTGAATTGCGCTATATGTACGGCAGCGGGAAAGGCTATTACGGCGGCTACGGATTGATGAACATCGGTACACACATGCTCAATAACATGTTGCACTTCGGGAAACGTTGCGAAAGCATCGTGGCACACCTGACAACCGGTCGAAAACCGATCACGTCTACAGACGTGGTGCCGTCACCGAGCGGTATGGGGACGATTGCAGGTGAATATATCACAGCAACACTGCAGTATGAAGGTCACGTTACCGGCACCCTGCTCCAACACCGCTTTCATAAGATGGACACCGATGCGTATTCTATGGAACTTTACGGCACCGAAGGAAGACTCTTCTGGAAGAGCGGCGGGGCATGGTGGCTACCGACACCGCACTATCTCCCCGATGGAACACACGACCAGTGGGAAACGTTGGAACTTATCTATCCAGATCATTATGACCCCAAAGGCAGTGCATCGGAAGCGGATTACTGGTTCGTGGAGGATTACGTCAACGCTTTGGATGAAGGCAGACCACATACGTGCAGCGGCACCGAAGGACGGCACATCGTTGAGATGATGATGGGTATCTTTGAGTCGGCGGCTTATGGTACGCGTGTGAATCTCCCACAATCCGATCGGCGGCACCCGTTGTTACGGTGGCGTGAGGAATCAGGGTTGGAATCACCTGCAGAAATGCCGAGAGCTTATGGCGAGTGGCTGACTTTGGAATCCAATCGAATTCGTTAGATCAAACGAAAACTCTGGCGCGCTTGAATGAAGATTAAGAATCTAAGTTGAGTAATGTAGGTGTTCGTTGTCTGAATCGCGGATTACACGGATTACGCGGAGGACGCGGATTTTAATCGATTTTTCATTGACGGTTTTTTAGTCCAATAGGAACAGCATCTATAGAATTAACTCATCGCAGTTATACCGCTCAAATTACCGAATTAATCTTTATAAAAGCGCTCCTACATTATCTGCGCGATAACCGTATTCGTCTGCAATCCCGATTCACCGGAACACCGGATCGGTTCACCCGTCTTGAGATGATTGATGAAATCTTCCACAAGTCCCGTGTGCGTGTGCGGCAATGGGGTCTGATGCAGTTCAACCAGTCCTTCTGATTTCGTCTCAAGCGTCAGATTTCCTGAATTCAACGGTGAACACTTTAAAGCCCCTTCCGTGCCGTAGACCTCAACATCGTCAATCGAGACTCCGACGTTCCAATTGACGTTGGCAACGGCATGCGCGCCACTCTCGAAACGGAGCGTAAACGCAGTGGAATCGTCAACCTCAATATCCAGATACACTGCTTCCGCATAGCCCTGTACAGATTCAATATCGCCCATGAGATACTGAAGGAGCGAAATACGGTGGCTACCGAGATCCATCAGCACACCGCCGCCGCTGATCTTTGGATCCACCCGCCAGCTGCTCAGATCGTGCCGATTCGGGTTATAGAAACCGGTGTGATTGATCTTCGCAAGCACCACGTCTCCGATGGCACCCTCATCCATCAATGCCTTCATTTTCACGATATTCGGATAGAAGTTCCGGTAATAAGCGAGCATCAAGGTGACACCCGCATCGTGGCAGGCATCCACCATCCGCTGACACTCCTCAACCGTCATCGCCATGGGTTTCTCACAGA
This region includes:
- a CDS encoding putative toxin-antitoxin system toxin component, PIN family: MQPVVVYDTNVLISGMIWGGVPYRSIELAQENKVKGLICDEILDEFEDKLMIKLDIPSARTSVVKTRLLGFLQTVEIPNRLKGITADPDDDMIIECAVVGGATHIVTGDQKHLLPLGNYQGIRIVKPADFLSEFQ
- a CDS encoding type II toxin-antitoxin system MqsA family antitoxin, whose translation is MKCDICEKEGARQRYVSRSYGKGDSLLVIEDVPTIHCPNCGEGYLTAQTLKGIERIKRDQQTVAPKRLVSVAVFE
- a CDS encoding DUF58 domain-containing protein translates to MQTSHKYLDPVALSRIGGMELVARLVVEGFVTGLHKSPYQGFSVEFAEHRQYMPGDEIRYIDWKVYGKSDRYYIKKFEEETNLRAYILLDTSASMNYKHAEEGLTKFEYGCYLAATLTYLMLKQRDSVGLALFDTDITQYIPPRGAATHLRAIMSALENATPGQETELSGLFHELAKRIVRRGLVIVISDLLDEPSQVISALKHLRHQKHEVIVFHLLDPAELTFPYTGSVVFRDMETGQTLSTQADTLKTDYLEKLNQFIQSYRRGCGASQIDYVQMDTATPFDYALSEYLSRRK
- a CDS encoding SpoIIE family protein phosphatase produces the protein MNSLIKFVFILILCLSIAFIESSIAFEQIETYTVADGLVGPIVPVIFQDSRGALWFGSDRGGVSRFDGRTFVPYTASPVTSEEMSTSVVQPGALLGRTRQIVEDKWGHIWFLTRKDSEETGHVSRFDGTSIQRIGTGSCLIVDRAGDVWVSESQWLTQYVTAGVQRLPEAHRNELKSEDSLQSTETLTINVIFEGEDGTLWLGGSEGPRKKKTVILSFRETRPANNKTETQTSRIQPGIGVTRYDTSDLNGVGTIEAITKDTAGNLWFGGYNFLLKFDGQTFEQILPLGSEQSGTGADTSTTQVSIQKDTKGRLWFSDGRIARWWDGSRLQTPENVSGVLKIEDAWENLWFTDENGEVHQYDAALALSPYSADGGLGIDRVRTIFEAINGDLWFGHDNGVTVFNPKPAIQNHGTGIGGRIRGKSRFAFWTDIVKIFEIGEYVWFINKPIHSGNAIRYTFFRYGNGHFDEVSVFVKPEARHLGRRYVRNPNLFITEEEHPWIAFGGHIFKAHTTGLFWLTNRFQRIPFQTTLEIDHAASPINALHTDTNKLWVLFENGRVQSYPKEIEPSMSINIEPETLPYLIKVTKTLEIPSGTKWFFNAVTGKLIRWNDADPSKPIVLRENSRAAPLAVWQHPKEMYGKVSFLFPDALKTYLDKELIITKDIELASVNASLISREGVLWLATSRGAVRYDGTKLTSYASKNTSRNSRKEGFLVDDVRDVIEDSSRSIWFATKGGGTVRYDGETFDFLTTKDGLAHNNISKIYESSNKDIWFATEGGVTQYTPARGGLPFYRLTALKADKTYTELSSNITLPAYGNKHIIFYVRGLSPLRERLSYQFKIIGLDSPGWTKISAVEFARLPTGFGGTSGKWFPASELATQQATHDDGVQQEFQNQNGVLCVRYTDLKAGTYSFIVKAFREDWPYTQPPAVVDFSISPPFWTRWRTYLPTVMFMGIVVALIGRLVITRRHTAQLRNEMQQKEEAEIKRIRAELDEAQNIQMGLLPTESPDTKGFDIAGMSAPATQVGGDFYDYLTLANGQTAIAVADAAGKGLRGAMNAVLTNGMLHEVARFESGADVILTALNAGLAPRMYRPSFIALNLAILNESEKRIDYANGGQPYPILKKGTEIIEIEDSDLPLGSMKSVRYESITFDLAEGDVLIFHSDGLIEALNADEEMYGAERLKAVTSRIPDEYTAEEVIQHIVEDVNRFVEEAEQYDDLTLVVIKRISGSE
- a CDS encoding Gfo/Idh/MocA family oxidoreductase codes for the protein MKTYRIGILGCRGRGTAAARAYHAHPRTEIVGLCDLIQERLDTLGDEVNVTARFTDLDEMIQQTEPDIVAIPTGTEFHYDLCMRVLEHGVNIEVEKPMCVDLVQADTVIAKAEEKGVRVAVHHQGRVGASMQTIARAFNAGKIGELRYMYGSGKGYYGGYGLMNIGTHMLNNMLHFGKRCESIVAHLTTGRKPITSTDVVPSPSGMGTIAGEYITATLQYEGHVTGTLLQHRFHKMDTDAYSMELYGTEGRLFWKSGGAWWLPTPHYLPDGTHDQWETLELIYPDHYDPKGSASEADYWFVEDYVNALDEGRPHTCSGTEGRHIVEMMMGIFESAAYGTRVNLPQSDRRHPLLRWREESGLESPAEMPRAYGEWLTLESNRIR
- a CDS encoding Gfo/Idh/MocA family oxidoreductase codes for the protein MATLRWGILGCGDVAEYKGGPPLYSVDDSELIAVMRRDRAKAESFAERHGAKRVYTDIDDLLADDELNAIYVATPPYLHCEHVIRTAEAGKHILCEKPMAMTVEECQRMVDACHDAGVTLMLAYYRNFYPNIVKMKALMDEGAIGDVVLAKINHTGFYNPNRHDLSSWRVDPKISGGGVLMDLGSHRISLLQYLMGDIESVQGYAEAVYLDIEVDDSTAFTLRFESGAHAVANVNWNVGVSIDDVEVYGTEGALKCSPLNSGNLTLETKSEGLVELHQTPLPHTHTGLVEDFINHLKTGEPIRCSGESGLQTNTVIAQIM